The DNA sequence AAACTCCATCATCCCGTCCAAGACCTCATGAAAATATTTGTGTATTGTTTGTGTAGAATGTTGAAACCTACGTTTCACCTTTATAAAACGATCATTATGGCTTATAACATGTAAAAATATAGCCATTTTTTCTTCAACTGTTGAATATCGACTATCTTCCAGCCAACCACGTTGTTTAAAGTGTTTACAGAGTTGAATATATGCAACATGACAGAGACGCATCATTTCTTGACATTGAGTGTTAGAACCTTCCAACAACTCTAATGTATAAGCAAATCCGGGCAATGCTGAATTATTATCTCTTATTCTTGGCACAGTTCTTGGACGAAGTTTTTTCAGATAACAATACATAATCATCAAGCATAGTAACTGATCCTGAATTTCCATTATCACCCTGTAAAGTACTTTCAAATTATAAATAGATAGAAAGAAACTAATAAAAAATCATAACAACTAAAAAACATTAGTTAAAACCATTAAATATGCCTTATATTTGAAAAGTACGAAATTTGAAACCAAACCAATTTCTAAGTTTAACAAAACTGAAGAAATACGAAGTCCTAAGCCAAATTAAAATACGAAACAGAAAAAGTAGGAAATGAATATAACTAGATGAAAAATTAAATATCAAATCCTAATTTAGTTGACACCATTTTAACCCAATGCTCATTCTCCTCTGCATCAAGGAGCATCCATTGTTCTCTATACTTTGCACTCTCACAAAAAATTCCAAGAGCCTTTCGATGCAAGGGATTTGTTGCTCCCCATCCAAGACTATTCAATTTCTCTTTGCATTCTTTAAGTGATGGTCCACTATTGGTCTGAACCATCAATTTTAGTGCATTGGTCATCTCATCTTCAAACTTTGTAGTTTTTGTAAGTTTTGGTGATATTTTAGGTTTTTTCTTTGGATTTTCTTTGACAACTGGATTCGAAGTATTTGACTGACTTTCTTCGGTTATTGGAATCTCTATGTCATCATTTAGATCAATAGTCCTATTCTTCTTAGAGCTAGGCCCCCATCCACTAACTCCGGTGGCAGCAGTTCCATCATAAAGTTGGGTGCAAAGTTCAGGATAGCTCAAAGGTGTGGTTTTCAATGTGTCCACGATCTTATTTCCCTGTGGATAACAAAATAGAGTAAATTTCCATTATGCTGTGGTTCTTAAATttaattgaatataaattaaaAAGTTACCTTTTTAAGTTGATCCCATTCTTCTTCTGTGAAGTTGAATGTATTAGTTGTCGGATCATAATGATTCCCAGTTTTGGATTTGAGTCGACACCAAGCAACATATCGGGATCTTAGATAATCATATCGGTTTCTCATTTGTCTAGCGTCAACCTCAAAGTTGTGGGTTTTCTTAAGAATTTCTCCCACTTTTATCCATGAATGCGGCTTAAGGCTACTACCTAGCCTACCACTAGCGGTAACTTCCTCAATGCATGCTTCCAAAAATGTTTTAGTTATAAGTTCACACCTCCACAatacttttttctttttctgagtTTCGCTACCTTGATTTTGGCTATCACTTGCTTGAGTTTTGGTTTCACTAGCTTTGTCCATAcctaaaaatcagatttaattgaaaattaagtaatattaatatattatttcGGCAATTCAAGCTATACAGAGAGATGCCCCATTAGCTTCATTAACAGTCCTATGTTTATTAATGGCAAAGACTTGTGTGGCAAGAAAATATGCTTAGACTGCTCAAAAGACCAAGAAACAATTTTCAACTGTGAATGCAAAAATGTCTGCAGATATCACATAAAAAGAAATACAAAATAATTTTGAGGGCAGGAAGAAAAGCTGCTCAAACTATGGAAGCCAACAGAAATGTAGCGTAACAAAAACAAACAGAACAAAATAGAAGGTAATCAACCAAATGTAAAAGTATCTATAGACATCACCACTCAAACAGGAGAGGAATATTAACAGGTGCTTTTTATCTGTTCAGGTCCACCATATTTAGTAAAATACTATTATCATGTAATGATTCCATAATACTTTGTATTAATTTTCACTTGCAGAGACCTTAACTTTAATAGACAAAGTGGCACCATATCGAGCAGTATGAATAACTAAGTGCAGTAGACAATATGTAAGGACTCTAAGCTCGTAAATCAAAAAACATGCCAgtgaatttaaattttgaaaactTAGAAATCTATCTTATGTATTTTAGCAGATAAAAACCTGCCATCAAAGCATTCAGAGGTATTGGACACAAGTTGCATCTCTCCTAAACACATAAATAACCTTAAAACAGAATCCAGAACAGGAGAAAATGAGGCGGGGTAATGATGATTTTAGTGATTCATAAGGGGTAACTCCTTACGGTACTATGAGGAAAGGTACACAGAAAACACTCCCTGCAGATAAAGCGAGAAAAGAGAACAAGAAGAAagtgaaagaaaagaaaagagaggcTCGCAAAACTAAGTCCTCTTTGATACTAACAATAACATGTCATTCACCTCCAAACAAATTAGCAATAAAGATATAAGAGTAAAGAAGCTGATCAGTTATTCAGTTGTGTTCACCTGGTCATAATAAAGGAATTAAACAAGTTTGTGTTGTACCAAGAAAATGAAAGCTATTTTAAAATGTAAACAAGATAGCGTAATTAGGATGTAACTTGAGGACATCTTGCTTTTTAACACTGCAACTAGTTTCATTTGTTCCTGTTACTCTTTATCAAATTAAGGAACGAGATTTTGTTCTCAACTCTTCTCTACATCTCTCTATGGCCTTGTGGTTTAATATTAATAGCTTCCCCATTTTCATGTACTTGCTTCCTACATCTATCCTCATATCCTAATCCTAGATATGCAATGTCATTACAAAATTAATATCATAACAAAATATAATTTGTTATATTATCTCATTCTAACTTCATAGCTAGACTCCATTACGGAAACCATATTTTTCTTGCTAATAACTACATTAGGAAAGTACCAGTATGCGACCTTCTTCCATGACAATTCAAAATTTTTACATTATATTCAATACACATATACAATCCACAATAAAGGATCACAATAATTATATATTCATCAACACTTTTATGCATCAATTGCATACACTTAACCTAAGAACATCTGAATCAATTGTCGTCCAAATAAACCTATTACTTTAGAATTATATCTAAGATTCATAAAAATAAATCAACCTTCACGGGAAGCAATTAAATACCGCTTTAAAAGCTTATGATTGTACTCAGcaaaactgtaataaccccaatttttgagaaattttgaaacccttatgaatagtgtttttgctgaacgagaaaacttttcatgccacactatgtaggggttctgatatggatattctgagattttattagtactttatatgggatataagtgtatgtaaagatcgtcagaatccaattccgaacactttgatttttcccggaaatccactagatacggagagaattgagtataaggtaacaggataaaaaggatttaaattaaaggattataagagaggatcataaaaggaatacaatgtattgagaaaggttaagggaacctaagtaataagatcccgggtatgatccttcaaacgataaatgaaaacgaaagttaagcgaaccatataacagatcagcggtcattaggcaaacaattaggaagttaagcaaagggattagaggaagtgatgtcacccaaccaatgagaagaggacaaggaagggaggatgacatagcaatgtgatgtaagcatgacataagagggaaggaaatgtggtggaatattagccacacaaaatcaagggtaaacgggtaattgacctaaaacaaaacaaaaacaaccaaccaaaaatcaaatcaaagcaaaaccacaaaatctctctttcttcttcatcttgctctcggccttttcaagaaaaacaaggaggagttttcaaaaactcaagctacacaccttcaaaaattataaggtttgtttctttagcttccataattcataacttagttatgctataagtttggatccaagaatccaaggtttacctagttaatcaattcctaaaagtttagggtgaatagtaactttcaagaacaaatttttgattcttgattttatttgtaaggacaaggtagcttaagcatagatcaaggcttccatgggctttccaaggatctttcattgattaaaagcttcaagaaggtataaaacttcaaaccctagctttacttttgagtatttaggaatggttatgagtagtatagtatatgtgaagcatgaaacttgtttgtttaagagtttgggttggaatggtggtgattgatttgttgaaatcttaagatttggttaaagaatgtagtatagtttaaattcaagttttaggagtaagtaaatggattataatgagttggtttggggctgttgtaatgtattttggatggagtttggattgggttatgaattgaggttggattgtggttgttttgagttggtataaaattgggaaatcgcgtaaacatagccgtcgtaatgcccgatttaccgtagactgtttttgttcttaagatcagaacccttgaactcactgctaggttttgaccattgtcatgtttagatagttcatgttacgagcttcgttttgatatgtggtttgtttgattccgatgaacggtttaggagaaacgaccgtttcaagtaacggcgtttcgcgaacgaaactttttcccctcgccttactttgaaatgtaggttaaagaccgaaaagggttaattaatgcatgaaacatttatggtaagtgttttaggcagttggtaagtcactcgcgaaggaatcgctttaaaaactcgtaaaggttaaattattaaaaatggtggagccgagggtacccgagtgacttaagcgaatcagtgagcgcaaaacaagcgttagagtctaagttagttaaagtatagatttacaagtgactttggtttaattccaacttacttgttgtttataggttaccagactcgtcccgagccattcgtaacccaagtcgctcaggcaagtattctatccgttatactgttgttgtgatgaatacacttgtatatgcattatcttgcgatagatgcatgttggttatttagcaaattcttgcgatatattgtagcatgtgatatggtatatatgcatgcctgtttcatattcttgaaatatatatctgttggttcatttgataatacctatg is a window from the Apium graveolens cultivar Ventura chromosome 1, ASM990537v1, whole genome shotgun sequence genome containing:
- the LOC141719894 gene encoding uncharacterized protein LOC141719894 isoform X2, which codes for MEIQDQLLCLMIMYCYLKKLRPRTVPRIRDNNSALPGFAYTLELLEGSNTQCQEMMRLCHVAYIQLCKHFKQRGWLEDSRYSTVEEKMAIFLHVISHNDRFIKVKRRFQHSTQTIHKYFHEVLDGMMEFAKEMIVPTPSNKNSNVSRKQRELLKIFPGAIGALDGTLVHAVIPVGQQARYRGPGRGECYQNVLGICDFNMIFTFVWAGWEGVAHDSRILTEVALDPDSGFPIPPPSIYLLLFLNENTVIR
- the LOC141719894 gene encoding uncharacterized protein LOC141719894 isoform X1 → MDKASETKTQASDSQNQGSETQKKKKVLWRCELITKTFLEACIEEVTASGRLGSSLKPHSWIKVGEILKKTHNFEVDARQMRNRYDYLRSRYVAWCRLKSKTGNHYDPTTNTFNFTEEEWDQLKKGNKIVDTLKTTPLSYPELCTQLYDGTAATGVSGWGPSSKKNRTIDLNDDIEIPITEESQSNTSNPVVKENPKKKPKISPKLTKTTKFEDEMTNALKLMVQTNSGPSLKECKEKLNSLGWGATNPLHRKALGIFCESAKYREQWMLLDAEENEHWVKMVSTKLGFDI